A portion of the Mytilus galloprovincialis chromosome 12, xbMytGall1.hap1.1, whole genome shotgun sequence genome contains these proteins:
- the LOC143055399 gene encoding myosin regulatory light chain 2, smooth muscle minor isoform-like, with translation MSARKSTKRQRTRAQRYTSNVFAMFDQTQIQEFKEAFNMIDQNRDGYIDKDDLLDMMTSLGKDPPNEYLEKMIKEAPGPINFTMFLTLFGEKLNGTDPEEVIRNAFAMFDTVNNGFVHEDYLKECLMTMGDRWTEDMVDDLFHGAPIRDGMFDYIEFTRMLKHGSKEKDDEVPSLSPEELQGFKQIGKENEQT, from the exons ATGTCAGCACGGAAATCAACAAAGCGTCAGCGCACACGTGCGCAACGCTACACATCAAATGTGTTTGCAATGTTTGATCAAACACAGATACAAGAGTTTAAG gaaGCTTTCAATATGATTGACCAGAACAGAGATGGATATATTGACAAAGATGATCTCTTAGATATGATGACATCTCTAGGAAAGGATCCGCCTAATGAATACTTAGAAAAGATGATAAAAGAAGCACCGGGACCAATTAATTTTACCATGTTTCTTACTTTGTTTGGAGAGAAACTAAATGGGACAGATCCAGAGGAAGTTATTCGAAATGCATTTGCAATGTTCGACACAGTTAATAATG GTTTTGTTCACGAGGATTATTTGAAGGAATGTCTGATGACAATGGGAGACAGATGGACAGAAGATATGGTAGATGATTTATTCCACGGTGCTCCTATAAGAGATGGAATGTTTGATTATATAGAATTTACACGGATGCTGAAACATGGTAGTAAAGAAAAAGACGACGAGGTTCCGTCACTCTCGCCAGAAGAACTTCAAGGATTCAAACAGATTGGCAAGGAAAATGAACAAACTTGA